One window of the Pristiophorus japonicus isolate sPriJap1 chromosome 23, sPriJap1.hap1, whole genome shotgun sequence genome contains the following:
- the LOC139235610 gene encoding zinc finger protein 45-like yields MEDSPTGSSEQAARQDPPESLGSPAGGGSGERHIGGTDKAFVCPVCGRGFTQSSNLSRHKRAHGAERPCRCAACGKGFLYPSQLKTHMLGHSGEKPYRCPSCGKSFARASGLVTHQWVHTGERPFACPVCGRAFTDPSGLAVHRRGHTGERPYVCAECGKGFAHSSSLLAHQRVHTGERPFPCAVCGKRFTQASVLVAHRRLHTRERPYVCGDCGRAFAQSSSLLTHQRVHTEERPFACPACPKRFRWLCNLRAHRRVHTGERPFPCPLCPKRFVDAGNLRAHGRVHAGHRAFACSLCGRRFVQRAALLAHHRTHTGDRPYLCALCGRGFALASTLAVHRRVHTGERPFPCAVCGKGFSQSSARLKHQRLHAAEAGAAAATEGRQPAS; encoded by the coding sequence ATGGAGGATTCGCCGACGGGGAGCTCCGAGCAAGCGGCGCGGCAAGATCCGCCGGAATCGCTGGGCTCGCCGGCGGGAGGAGGGAGCGGCGAGCGCCACATCGGTGGAACAGACAAGGCCTTCGTCTGCCCCGTGTGTGGCCGCGGCTTCACCCAGTCGTCCAACCTGTCGCGGCACAAGCGGGCCCACGGGGCGGAGCGGCCCTGCCGGTGCGCGGCCTGCGGCAAGGGCTTCCTGTACCCCTCGCAGCTCAAGACCCACATGCTGGGCCACAGCGGCGAGAAGCCCTACCGTTGCCCCAGCTGCGGCAAGTCCTTCGCCCGGGCCTCGGGCCTGGTCACCCACCAGTGGGTGCACACCGGCGAGCGGCCCTTCGCCTGCCCGGTGTGCGGCCGGGCCTTCACCGACCCCTCGGGCCTGGCCGTGCACCGGCGGGGCCACACCGGCGAGCGCCCCTACGTCTGCGCCGAGTGCGGCAAAGGCTTCGCCCACTCCTCCTCGCTGCTGGCCCACCAGCGGGTGCACACCGGCGAGCGGCCCTTCCCCTGCGCCGTCTGCGGCAAGCGCTTCACCCAGGCCTCGGTGCTGGTGGCCCACCGGCGGCTGCACACCCGCGAGCGGCCCTACGTGTGCGGCGACTGCGGCCGGGCCTTCGCCCAGTCCTCCTCGCTGCTGACCCACCAGCGGGTGCACACCGAGGAGCGGCCCTTCGCCTGCCCCGCCTGCCCCAAGCGCTTCCGCTGGCTCTGCAACCTGCGGGCCCACCGCCGGGTGCACACCGGCGAGCGGCCCTTCCCCTGCCCCCTGTGCCCCAAGCGCTTCGTGGACGCCGGCAACCTGCGGGCCCACggccgtgtccacgccggccaccgGGCCTTCGCCTGCTCGCTGTGCGGCCGGCGCTTCGTGCAGCGGGCGGCCCTGCTGGCCCACCACCGCACCCACACCGGCGACCGCCCCTACCTCTGCGCGCTGTGCGGCCGCGGCTTTGCCCTGGCCTCCACCCTGGCCGTCCACCGGCGCGTCCACACCGGCGAGCGGCCCTTCCCCTGCGCCGTCTGCGGCAAGGGCTTCTCGCAGTCCTCCGCCCGCCTCAAGCACCAGCGGCTTCACGCCGCCGAGGCGGGGGCGGCGGCGGCGACGGAGGGCCGGCAGCCCGCCTCCTGA